A single region of the Melopsittacus undulatus isolate bMelUnd1 chromosome 10, bMelUnd1.mat.Z, whole genome shotgun sequence genome encodes:
- the SMAD5 gene encoding mothers against decapentaplegic homolog 5 — translation MTSMASLFSFTSPAVKRLLGWKQGDEEEKWAEKAVDALVKKLKKKKGAMEELEKALSSPGQPSKCVTIPRSLDGRLQVSHRKGLPHVIYCRVWRWPDLQSHHELKPLDICEFPFGSKQKEVCINPYHYKRVESPVLPPVLVPRHSEFNPQHSLLVQFRNLSHNEPHMPHNATFPDSFQQPNSTPFSISPNSPYPPSPASSTYPSSPASSGPSSPFQLPADTPPPAYMPPDDQMGQDNSQSMDTSNSMIPQIMPNISTRDVQPVAYEEPKHWCSIVYYELNNRVGEAFHASSTSVLVDGFTDPSNNKNRFCLGLLSNVNRNSTIENTRRHIGKGVHLYYVGGEVYAECLSDSSIFVQSRNCNYHHGFHPTTVCKIPSGCSLKIFNNQEFAQLLAQSVNHGFEAVYELTKMCTIRMSFVKGWGAEYHRQDVTSTPCWIEIHLHGPLQWLDKVLTQMGSPLNPISSVS, via the exons ATGACGTCAATGGCCAGTTTGTTCTCCTTTACTAGCCCAGCTGTAAAGCGTCTGTTGGGCTGGAAACAAGgagatgaagaggaaaaatgggCAGAAAAAGCTGTTGATGCTTTGGTtaaaaagctgaagaagaaaaaaggtgcTATGGAAGAACTGGAGAAAGCCTTGAGCAGTCCAGGACAGCCCAGCAAGTGCGTTACTATCCCCCGCTCTTTAGATGGACGACTTCAAGTTTCTCACAGAAAGGGCCTTCCCCATGTCATTTACTGTCGTGTTTGGCGTTGGCCTGATCTACAGAGTCATCATGAGCTGAAGCCATTGGATATTTGTGAATTTCCTTTTGGATCTAAACAGAAGGAAGTCTGCATCAATCCATACCACTATAAGAGGGTGGAGAGCCCAG ttctacCTCCAGTGTTAGTGCCTAGACATAGTGAATTCAATCCACAGCACAGTCTACTAGTCCAGTTCAGGAACCTAAGCCACAACGAACCACACATGCCACACAATGCGACATTTCCAGACTCTTTCCAGCAACCCAACAGCActccattttccatttcaccAAACAGTCCCTATCCACCTtctccagccagcagcactTACCCAAGCTCCCCAGCTAGCTCTGGACCATCCAGTCCATTTCAGCTACCAG CTGATACTCCACCTCCTGCGTATATGCCTCCTGATGATCAAATGGGGCAGGATAATTCGCAGTCTATGGACACAAGCAATTCAATGATCCCTCAAATCATGCCAAATATATCTACCAGAG atGTTCAGCCTGTTGCTTACGAAGAACCCAAACACTGGTGTTCCATCGTGTATTACGAGCTAAATAATCGTGTTGGGGAGGCTTTTCATGCATCTTCTACAAGTGTCCTTGTAGATGGGTTTACAGATCCCTCCAATAACAAAAACAGGTTCTGCTTAGGTTTGCTCTCAAACGTTAATCGCAACTCGACAATTGAGAACACTAGGCGACACATTGGAAAAG gagTTCATCTCTACTATGTTGGTGGGGAAGTCTATGCTGAGTGTTTAAGTGATAGCAGCATATTTGTACAGAGCAGGAACTGCAACTACCACCATGGCTTTCATCCAACAACTGTATGCAAGATTCCCAGTGGATGCAGTCTAAAAATCTTTAACAATCAGGAGTTTGCTCAGCTTTTAGCTCAGTCTGTCAACCATGGATTTGAAGCAGTGTATGAGCTCACCAAAATGTGCACCATTCGCATGAGCTTTGTAAAG GGCTGGGGAGCTGAATATCACCGACAAGATGTGACGAGCACCCCATGCTGGATAGAAATTCACCTTCATGGGCCCCTCCAGTGGCTGGATAAAGTACTTACACAAATGGGTTCTCCCCTTAATCCCATCTCATCTGTTTCATAG